A stretch of the Desulfovibrio sp. X2 genome encodes the following:
- the rlmD gene encoding 23S rRNA (uracil(1939)-C(5))-methyltransferase RlmD has product MPAAPLAAGQRIACAVERLAYGGRGVARVDGMAVFLDHALPGQKVEAVIERLKPRHAEARVERVLAPSADEVAPFCPHFSVCGGCDFQDLAYEAQLAAKKSFVAEALARVGNLADAPVLDTLASPRAQGFRNKMEFAFSGRGEELHLGLHPRGEGKAVFDVAECRLMDGEVGAWLAAAREAARELSRSHGLAAFDPSKNAGFWRFLVLRRNLAGEVMAVVVTSPHAEGLAAVRALADALGSACPGLVSVVHGTRRARSQVAQSEQTAVAWGRARFSETCGGVDYEFSPEAFFQTNTLAAERLFAQVASFAALTGAETLFDCCCGIGAMALALAPSAKQVVGFEVSREAVGDAGANAKRLGCRNCRFIPGDLAKTLLAPGLPRPDVVVTDPPRAGLDQAVTTRLIDLAPDRIVAVSCDPATLARDLSRLSLAYRVQAVQPVDLFPHSHHVETVALLVRR; this is encoded by the coding sequence GGGGCGTGGCCCGGGTGGACGGCATGGCCGTCTTCCTGGACCACGCCCTGCCCGGCCAGAAGGTCGAGGCCGTCATCGAGCGGCTGAAGCCCCGCCACGCCGAGGCCCGCGTGGAACGCGTCCTCGCCCCCTCCGCGGACGAGGTCGCGCCCTTCTGCCCCCACTTTTCCGTCTGCGGCGGCTGCGACTTCCAGGATCTCGCCTACGAGGCCCAGCTGGCAGCGAAGAAATCCTTCGTCGCCGAGGCCCTGGCCCGCGTGGGCAACCTCGCCGACGCGCCGGTCCTCGACACCCTGGCCTCGCCGCGCGCGCAGGGCTTCCGCAACAAGATGGAGTTCGCCTTTTCCGGACGCGGGGAAGAGCTGCACCTCGGCCTGCACCCGCGCGGAGAAGGCAAGGCCGTCTTCGACGTCGCCGAGTGCCGCCTCATGGACGGCGAGGTCGGCGCGTGGCTCGCCGCCGCGCGCGAGGCCGCCCGCGAGCTCTCCCGCAGCCACGGCCTCGCCGCCTTCGACCCCTCGAAGAACGCCGGATTCTGGCGCTTCCTCGTCCTGCGCCGAAACCTCGCCGGAGAGGTCATGGCCGTGGTCGTCACCTCGCCCCACGCAGAGGGCCTCGCGGCCGTGCGCGCCCTGGCCGACGCGCTGGGCAGCGCCTGCCCGGGCCTCGTCTCCGTGGTCCACGGCACTCGCCGCGCCCGCTCCCAGGTCGCCCAGAGCGAGCAGACAGCCGTGGCCTGGGGCCGGGCCCGCTTTTCCGAGACCTGCGGCGGCGTGGACTACGAATTCTCGCCCGAGGCCTTCTTCCAGACCAACACCCTGGCCGCCGAACGCCTCTTCGCCCAGGTCGCCTCCTTCGCCGCCCTCACCGGCGCCGAGACCCTCTTCGACTGCTGCTGCGGCATCGGCGCCATGGCCCTGGCGCTCGCCCCCTCGGCCAAGCAGGTCGTGGGCTTCGAGGTCTCGCGCGAGGCCGTGGGCGACGCGGGCGCGAACGCCAAGCGCCTGGGCTGCCGCAACTGCCGCTTCATCCCCGGCGACCTGGCCAAGACCCTGCTCGCCCCCGGCCTGCCCCGGCCCGACGTGGTCGTCACCGACCCGCCCCGCGCGGGCCTGGACCAGGCCGTCACCACCCGGCTCATCGACCTCGCCCCGGATCGCATCGTGGCCGTCTCCTGCGACCCCGCCACCCTGGCCCGCGACCTCTCGCGCCTCTCCCTGGCCTACCGCGTGCAGGCCGTGCAGCCCGTGGACCTCTTCCCGCACTCGCACCACGTCGAGACCGTCGCCCTGCTCGTGCGGAGGTAG
- a CDS encoding type II toxin-antitoxin system HicA family toxin: MSHIRAVTSAELLRALERLGFEPLRQKGSHVFLRNAHGRGAVVPTHSGQQIGRGLLRKILDETGVTYAELDACL, encoded by the coding sequence ATGAGCCACATCCGCGCCGTGACCTCGGCCGAACTCCTGCGCGCCCTCGAGCGCCTGGGCTTCGAGCCCCTGCGCCAGAAAGGCTCCCACGTCTTCCTGCGCAACGCGCACGGCCGCGGCGCCGTGGTCCCCACCCACTCCGGACAGCAGATCGGACGCGGCCTGCTGCGCAAGATCCTCGACGAGACCGGCGTCACCTACGCCGAGCTCGACGCCTGCCTGTAG
- a CDS encoding type II toxin-antitoxin system HicB family antitoxin produces the protein MGMRTFRVIIEQDEDGLFIGSVPELPGCHAQGTTREELLANVREAAALCLEVHGREISCAPDGVCVCPDCPDSPDSPDSPDPMDPAAPSLAKPDGPP, from the coding sequence ATGGGCATGCGCACCTTCCGCGTGATCATCGAGCAGGACGAGGACGGCCTCTTCATCGGCAGCGTGCCCGAGCTGCCCGGCTGCCACGCCCAGGGGACGACCCGCGAGGAGCTCCTCGCCAACGTGCGCGAGGCCGCCGCGCTGTGCCTCGAGGTCCACGGCCGGGAGATCTCCTGCGCCCCGGACGGCGTCTGCGTCTGCCCCGACTGCCCCGATTCCCCGGATTCGCCGGATTCCCCGGATCCCATGGACCCCGCGGCCCCCTCCCTTGCAAAGCCGGACGGTCCCCCATGA
- a CDS encoding CatA-like O-acetyltransferase, whose product MKTIDLSTWPRRSHYEFFRRHAVPQFTICAELDARDFKARLKAAGLPLFMGLAWAACTAANSVPELRVRIRKTGQGEDVVEHERLDPSVTVPLSGGRFNFCILAHAAALPEFVALNAPRLREAEQADGLTNIADDRDDMVFLSSLPWTRFTSLTFPVLGPDDTVPRVAWGRLTPENGALKLPVAVMGHHALVDGRHLARLLDAFQSVLDSPQDALGAMLA is encoded by the coding sequence ATGAAGACCATAGACCTTTCCACCTGGCCCAGGCGCTCGCACTACGAGTTCTTCAGGCGGCACGCCGTGCCGCAGTTCACGATCTGCGCGGAGCTCGACGCGCGCGACTTCAAGGCGCGGCTCAAGGCCGCGGGCCTGCCGCTCTTCATGGGCCTCGCCTGGGCGGCCTGCACGGCGGCCAACTCGGTGCCGGAGCTGCGGGTGCGCATCCGGAAGACCGGGCAGGGCGAGGACGTGGTGGAGCACGAGCGCCTCGACCCCTCGGTGACCGTGCCGCTCTCGGGCGGGCGGTTCAACTTCTGCATCCTGGCGCACGCCGCGGCGCTGCCCGAGTTCGTGGCGCTGAACGCGCCGCGGCTGCGCGAGGCGGAGCAGGCGGACGGGCTCACGAACATCGCGGACGACCGCGACGACATGGTGTTCCTGTCGAGCCTGCCCTGGACGCGCTTCACGAGCCTCACCTTCCCGGTGCTCGGGCCCGACGACACGGTGCCGCGCGTGGCGTGGGGGCGGCTCACGCCCGAGAACGGGGCGCTCAAGCTGCCGGTCGCGGTCATGGGCCACCACGCGCTGGTGGACGGGCGGCACCTGGCGCGCCTGCTGGACGCCTTCCAGTCGGTGCTGGACTCGCCGCAGGACGCGCTCGGCGCAATGCTGGCGTAA
- a CDS encoding radical SAM domain protein, with the protein MAGRYVELFASGELARRAEAALRRLSACDLCPRRCGVDRTGGDGAGRLGWCRTGRYAQVASYDLHFGEEAVLVGEGGSGTVFFAQCSLDCAFCQNWEISQGDGAFPEAGAEELARMFCELQARGAVNLNLVTPTHVAAQVLEALVAACAMGLDLPLVWNTSGYEELSTLRLLDGVVDVYMPDAKFWDKAPATRFCRAPDYPDAARAAIREMHRQVGDLALDDAGLAVSGLLVRHLVMPGDLAGSAAWLEFLSREISPDTYVNVMDQYRPCGQAHAYKELCRTPAPAEVAAARRAARGLGLRLDEGHERPAFALMRRLLREEGEKE; encoded by the coding sequence ATGGCCGGGCGGTACGTCGAGCTCTTCGCCTCGGGCGAGCTGGCGCGCCGGGCCGAGGCGGCGCTCAGGCGGCTTTCCGCCTGTGATCTCTGCCCCCGGCGCTGCGGGGTGGACCGGACTGGGGGAGATGGGGCCGGAAGGCTCGGCTGGTGCCGCACCGGCCGGTACGCGCAGGTGGCCTCCTACGACCTTCATTTCGGAGAGGAGGCCGTGCTCGTGGGCGAGGGCGGCTCTGGCACGGTGTTCTTCGCGCAGTGCAGCCTGGACTGCGCGTTCTGCCAGAACTGGGAGATTTCGCAGGGGGACGGCGCATTTCCCGAGGCCGGGGCCGAGGAGCTGGCGCGCATGTTCTGCGAGCTGCAGGCGCGCGGCGCGGTGAATCTGAACCTGGTCACGCCCACGCACGTGGCCGCGCAGGTGCTGGAGGCGCTGGTCGCGGCCTGCGCCATGGGGCTCGACCTGCCCCTGGTCTGGAACACGAGCGGCTACGAGGAGCTTTCCACGCTCAGGCTCCTGGACGGCGTGGTGGACGTGTACATGCCGGACGCTAAGTTCTGGGACAAGGCCCCTGCGACGCGCTTCTGCCGCGCGCCGGACTATCCGGACGCGGCGCGGGCCGCGATCCGCGAGATGCACCGCCAGGTGGGGGACCTGGCGCTGGACGATGCGGGGCTTGCCGTGTCCGGGCTGCTGGTGCGCCATCTGGTGATGCCCGGCGACCTCGCCGGGAGCGCGGCCTGGCTCGAGTTTCTCTCCCGGGAGATATCGCCCGACACGTACGTGAACGTCATGGACCAGTACCGGCCCTGCGGCCAGGCGCACGCCTACAAGGAGCTCTGCCGCACGCCCGCGCCCGCCGAGGTCGCCGCTGCCAGACGGGCGGCCAGGGGGCTCGGCCTGCGTCTGGACGAGGGGCACGAGCGGCCGGCCTTCGCGCTCATGCGGCGGCTGCTGCGCGAGGAGGGCGAAAAGGAGTAG